In Methylomagnum ishizawai, one DNA window encodes the following:
- the rlmKL gene encoding bifunctional 23S rRNA (guanine(2069)-N(7))-methyltransferase RlmK/23S rRNA (guanine(2445)-N(2))-methyltransferase RlmL, producing the protein MNPTHRFFATAPLGLELLLAQELRDLGIADVTEAKAGVAFGGDLETAYRVCLWTRLANRVLLPIAQFPADSPDALYAGAARIEWADHMDAEASFAVDFAANRSQITHTLFGAQRVKDAIVDYFRARSGTRPSVDLAEPEIRINLYLERDLATASIDLSGDSLHKRGYRLDGGKAPLKENLAAAILLRAGWPRIAAAGGQFIDPMCGSGTLPIEAALMAAKVAPGLRRSWFGFLGWRGHRAGLWQTLRDEAQAQAQAGLKNLPAIVGYDIDREAVHTALANVERAGLRGLVHIERKALAEARPRLAHGLVVANPPYGERLGEEETLVPLYTGLGATLREHFQGWQAAVFTGNPELAFKVGIRARRFYALYNGAIECKLFNFEIAPERFFTPREGGAPSEAQRQHSALFRQARAIDANSGGAAMVANRLRKNLKNLGRWAKQEGITCYRLYDADLPEYAVAVDLYQGDKSAGSGLGRAERGPEGEPQGRGEQQLWAQVQEYEAPATIDPAKAETRFLEALAAIQAVLELPPAQIFLKTRRRQKGTAQYEKQAESGRFFVVEEGGCKFWVNFEDYLDTGLFLDHRPVRLMIQREAQGKSFLNLFAYTGTATVHAIRGGASATTTVDLSRTYLDWAGRNLELNGMRGHRHELIQADCLEWLAEAVRGNWRYDLIFLDPPTFSSSKRMRDTLDVQRDHVGLIRQCVALLAAGGKLLFSTNHRRFKLETEALADLRIEDISRKTLPKDFERDARIHRCWAITR; encoded by the coding sequence ATGAACCCAACCCACCGCTTCTTCGCCACCGCCCCCCTGGGACTGGAACTGCTCCTGGCCCAGGAACTCCGCGATCTAGGCATCGCCGATGTCACCGAAGCCAAGGCCGGTGTCGCCTTCGGCGGCGACCTCGAAACCGCCTACCGCGTCTGCCTGTGGACCCGCCTCGCCAACCGGGTCTTGCTGCCCATCGCCCAATTCCCGGCGGACAGCCCCGACGCCCTCTACGCCGGGGCCGCCCGCATCGAATGGGCCGACCACATGGACGCCGAAGCCAGCTTCGCCGTCGATTTCGCTGCCAACCGCTCGCAGATTACCCACACCCTGTTCGGGGCGCAGCGGGTCAAGGACGCCATCGTCGATTATTTCCGCGCCCGCTCGGGCACCCGGCCCTCGGTGGACCTCGCCGAACCCGAAATCCGCATCAACCTCTACCTCGAACGCGACCTCGCCACCGCCAGCATCGACCTGTCCGGCGACAGCCTGCACAAACGCGGCTACCGGCTCGACGGCGGCAAAGCCCCGCTCAAGGAAAACCTCGCGGCGGCGATCCTGCTCCGCGCCGGTTGGCCCCGGATCGCCGCCGCGGGCGGGCAGTTCATCGACCCCATGTGCGGTTCCGGCACCCTGCCCATCGAGGCCGCGTTGATGGCGGCGAAAGTCGCGCCCGGTTTGCGCCGGTCCTGGTTCGGCTTCCTAGGCTGGCGCGGACACCGGGCCGGCCTCTGGCAAACCCTGCGCGACGAAGCCCAGGCCCAAGCCCAGGCCGGCCTCAAAAACCTGCCCGCCATCGTCGGCTACGACATCGACCGCGAAGCCGTACACACCGCCCTCGCCAATGTCGAACGCGCCGGTTTGCGCGGCCTGGTCCATATCGAGCGCAAAGCCCTGGCCGAAGCCCGCCCGCGCCTGGCCCACGGACTGGTGGTGGCCAATCCGCCCTATGGCGAGCGCCTGGGCGAAGAAGAAACCTTGGTCCCGCTCTACACCGGACTGGGCGCGACCCTGCGCGAACATTTCCAGGGCTGGCAGGCCGCCGTGTTCACCGGCAACCCGGAACTGGCGTTCAAAGTCGGCATCCGCGCCCGCCGGTTCTACGCCCTCTATAACGGGGCCATCGAATGCAAGCTGTTCAACTTCGAGATCGCGCCGGAACGCTTCTTCACCCCGCGCGAAGGCGGTGCCCCGAGCGAGGCCCAACGCCAGCACAGCGCCTTGTTCCGCCAAGCCCGCGCCATCGACGCCAACAGCGGCGGCGCGGCCATGGTCGCCAACCGCCTGCGCAAGAATTTGAAAAACCTGGGGCGCTGGGCCAAGCAGGAGGGCATCACCTGTTACCGGCTGTACGACGCCGATTTGCCGGAATACGCGGTGGCGGTCGATCTCTACCAAGGCGACAAGTCCGCCGGGAGCGGACTTGGACGTGCGGAGCGCGGCCCGGAGGGTGAGCCCCAGGGAAGGGGCGAACAACAACTGTGGGCCCAGGTCCAGGAATACGAAGCCCCCGCCACCATCGATCCCGCCAAGGCCGAAACCCGCTTCCTCGAAGCCCTGGCCGCGATCCAAGCGGTGCTGGAGCTACCGCCCGCCCAAATCTTCCTCAAAACCCGCCGCCGCCAAAAAGGCACGGCCCAATATGAGAAACAAGCCGAATCGGGCCGGTTCTTCGTGGTGGAGGAAGGCGGCTGTAAGTTCTGGGTGAATTTCGAGGATTACCTGGATACCGGGCTGTTCCTCGACCACCGCCCGGTGCGACTCATGATCCAGCGGGAAGCCCAGGGGAAAAGCTTCCTCAACCTGTTCGCCTACACCGGCACGGCCACGGTCCACGCCATCCGCGGCGGGGCCAGCGCCACCACCACGGTCGACCTGTCGCGCACCTATCTGGATTGGGCCGGACGCAACCTGGAACTCAATGGGATGCGCGGCCATCGACACGAGTTGATCCAGGCCGATTGCCTGGAATGGCTGGCCGAGGCGGTGCGCGGCAACTGGCGCTACGACCTGATTTTCCTGGACCCGCCGACCTTTTCCAGTTCCAAGCGGATGCGCGACACCCTCGACGTGCAGCGCGACCATGTCGGCTTGATCCGCCAATGCGTGGCGCTGTTGGCAGCGGGCGGCAAGCTGCTGTTCTCCACCAACCACCGCAGGTTCAAGCTGGAGACGGAGGCGCTGGCCGATCTGCGGATCGAGGACATCAGCCGCAAAACCCTCCCCAAGGATTTCGAGCGGGATGCGCGGATCCATCGCTGTTGGGCGATCACCCGCTGA
- a CDS encoding acylphosphatase yields the protein MRQRVHVWVSGRVQGVYFRGTAKTQAMELGLAGWARNLASGGVELLVEGPPERIAQFLAWCRSGPPLARVDECRVVEEKPLGDCVGFEVRRSH from the coding sequence ATGCGACAGCGCGTGCATGTATGGGTAAGTGGCCGGGTGCAGGGCGTGTATTTCCGGGGAACGGCGAAAACCCAGGCGATGGAATTGGGGTTGGCGGGCTGGGCGCGTAACCTCGCCAGTGGCGGGGTCGAACTCCTGGTCGAGGGTCCGCCCGAACGCATCGCCCAATTCCTGGCCTGGTGCCGGTCCGGCCCGCCCCTGGCGCGGGTGGACGAATGCCGGGTGGTCGAGGAAAAGCCGCTGGGCGATTGCGTGGGTTTCGAGGTGCGGCGCAGCCATTGA
- a CDS encoding nitroreductase family protein — translation MFDKPALTQTPIADPLARRWSGRAYDPTRPVEPEKLAALLEAARWSPSCFGDQPWRYLIWDRLGDPERWRRAFDCLVEGNRGWAAHAPLLMLACADRQFTDGRPSRWGQYDTGAASMSLSVEATALGLMVHQMGGYDPAKIRAEFAIPERYDCMAMLTVGYQLPESQIPEDLKAREYAARSRRPLGESFFVGDWDRPYA, via the coding sequence ATGTTCGACAAACCCGCCCTGACCCAAACCCCCATCGCCGATCCCCTGGCCCGCCGCTGGAGTGGCCGGGCCTACGATCCCACCCGTCCGGTCGAGCCGGAAAAACTCGCCGCCTTGTTAGAAGCCGCCCGTTGGTCGCCCTCCTGTTTCGGGGACCAGCCCTGGCGCTATCTGATCTGGGACCGGCTGGGCGATCCCGAGCGCTGGCGGCGGGCCTTCGACTGTTTGGTGGAAGGCAACCGCGGCTGGGCCGCCCATGCGCCTTTGCTGATGCTGGCCTGCGCCGACCGCCAGTTCACCGATGGCCGTCCCAGCCGCTGGGGCCAGTACGACACCGGGGCCGCCAGCATGAGCCTGTCGGTCGAGGCCACCGCGCTGGGCCTGATGGTGCATCAGATGGGCGGCTACGATCCCGCCAAAATCCGCGCCGAATTCGCCATCCCCGAACGTTACGACTGCATGGCGATGTTGACCGTCGGCTACCAATTGCCCGAAAGCCAAATCCCCGAAGACCTCAAAGCCCGCGAATACGCCGCCCGCAGCCGCCGTCCCCTGGGCGAAAGCTTCTTCGTCGGCGATTGGGACCGGCCCTACGCCTGA
- a CDS encoding DCC1-like thiol-disulfide oxidoreductase family protein, which translates to MYKTILNLVAQGLQKPVPATGLGVFRIAFSLVILQEILFLYYFRHLIFDPVPYLDRASPMLHFFLLVWLAVAGCLVLGYHTRKAAVFNYLFWVLFVCFTPMWQDFDGGFDQLMTSTSFLLIFLPSERALSLDNLRHKLRYSVPGSPYQPPTQVTVLAYYLPLGISLGLLYFDSGLHKLSSEFWRNGMGAWLPPTMPYYMSAIDMSQLLNLKGFEQLIGYAIILFQFLFLPLFWQRRFRVPLMLAGATFHAGIILSLNIYPFGFAMLVHYLLMVPFRWWREIHDKLRLAQPILTVFYDQDCPLCNRTVIVVRHFDVRGAIDFKGLQSHARQYTALDAIPDDKLLTDLYALDGQGRLFAGLDTYINILQAMGYTLPLAWLMGLPGCYGLAGQLYRKIADNRERWVCDGACTVITAPPFEDERPFSRGYARYAATERQTAQRIAKFLVLVLVLQLNSTIHYGLLYRWAQRPADPALAILDHLSDSIINYSHAFLGITPHALYMHDHFAGYNHILALSYRDASGRETWLPFVNQEGRLLAPHWGRVQSMWANVAVTSHMGRDRLEKFLRKITAYWAMELGIDLKDADFVIKLKEVQVPMAWEDDLRHKNMAAPWRDIGVVQWRGKTMRVDIPGLDIEAL; encoded by the coding sequence ATGTACAAAACCATTTTGAATCTCGTCGCCCAAGGGCTGCAAAAACCCGTGCCCGCCACCGGACTCGGGGTTTTCCGCATCGCCTTCAGCTTGGTGATCTTGCAGGAAATCCTGTTCCTCTATTACTTCCGTCATTTGATTTTCGACCCGGTGCCCTATCTCGACCGGGCTTCGCCAATGCTGCATTTCTTCCTGCTGGTTTGGCTGGCAGTCGCCGGGTGTTTGGTGCTGGGCTACCATACCCGTAAAGCCGCCGTGTTCAATTATCTATTCTGGGTCTTGTTCGTCTGTTTCACGCCGATGTGGCAGGATTTCGACGGCGGTTTCGACCAATTGATGACCAGCACCAGTTTCCTGCTGATCTTCCTGCCATCCGAGCGGGCCTTATCGCTGGATAATCTGCGCCATAAACTGCGCTATTCCGTCCCAGGCTCGCCTTATCAGCCCCCCACCCAGGTCACGGTCTTGGCCTATTATCTGCCGTTGGGGATTTCCTTGGGCCTTTTATATTTCGATTCCGGGCTACATAAGCTCTCCTCGGAATTTTGGCGTAATGGCATGGGCGCGTGGTTGCCGCCCACCATGCCTTATTACATGTCCGCCATCGACATGAGTCAGCTGCTGAATCTCAAGGGTTTCGAGCAGCTTATCGGCTATGCCATCATCTTGTTTCAATTCCTGTTCCTACCGCTGTTTTGGCAGCGGCGGTTCCGGGTACCCTTGATGCTGGCAGGGGCGACCTTCCATGCCGGGATCATCCTGTCGCTGAATATCTATCCCTTCGGTTTCGCCATGCTGGTGCATTATCTATTGATGGTGCCGTTCCGTTGGTGGCGGGAGATACACGATAAACTCCGCTTGGCGCAGCCGATCCTGACCGTGTTCTACGATCAGGATTGCCCCTTGTGCAATCGCACGGTGATCGTGGTGCGACATTTCGATGTGCGCGGGGCTATCGACTTCAAAGGCTTACAAAGCCATGCCCGGCAATATACAGCCTTGGATGCCATTCCCGATGATAAGCTGTTGACCGACCTTTATGCCCTGGATGGCCAAGGGCGCTTGTTCGCCGGATTGGATACTTATATCAATATCCTCCAGGCCATGGGTTATACCCTGCCCTTGGCTTGGCTCATGGGTTTGCCGGGCTGTTACGGTTTGGCCGGACAGCTCTATCGCAAGATCGCCGATAACCGCGAGCGCTGGGTTTGCGACGGGGCTTGCACGGTGATTACCGCGCCTCCGTTCGAGGACGAGCGGCCTTTTTCCCGTGGGTATGCCCGTTATGCCGCGACCGAGCGCCAAACGGCCCAGCGCATCGCCAAATTCCTGGTTTTGGTCCTGGTGCTGCAATTGAATAGCACTATCCATTACGGCCTGTTATATCGCTGGGCGCAGCGGCCCGCCGATCCGGCCCTCGCGATATTGGATCATCTGAGCGATTCCATCATCAATTATTCCCACGCCTTTTTGGGCATTACCCCGCACGCCTTATATATGCACGACCATTTCGCGGGCTATAACCATATCCTGGCGCTGAGTTACCGGGATGCATCGGGCCGGGAAACCTGGTTGCCCTTCGTCAACCAGGAAGGCCGCTTGCTGGCGCCGCATTGGGGCCGGGTGCAATCGATGTGGGCGAATGTGGCGGTCACTTCGCATATGGGCCGCGACCGCCTGGAGAAATTCCTGCGCAAAATCACGGCTTATTGGGCCATGGAATTGGGCATCGATCTCAAGGACGCCGATTTCGTCATCAAGCTGAAGGAAGTCCAGGTACCCATGGCTTGGGAGGACGATTTACGCCACAAGAATATGGCCGCGCCCTGGCGGGATATCGGCGTGGTGCAATGGCGGGGCAAGACGATGCGGGTGGATATTCCCGGCTTGGATATCGAAGCCCTGTGA
- a CDS encoding MotA/TolQ/ExbB proton channel family protein, which translates to MFEIITSGGWMMWPIIACSVLALAIVVERLWTLRPQRIVPPHLVNHVWGLYRKHQFDTMQLRALRMGSPLGAVLAAALASHGQGRAAMMESAEQTGRQVVHELERYLNALGTIASVSPYLGLLGSVLGMIKVFSTFSVAGGIGNPARLAGGISEILVATAAGLAVAIPSLIFHRFFQGRVTDYAVRMEEETQRLIDAIHAAREDDH; encoded by the coding sequence GTGTTCGAGATCATCACTTCGGGCGGCTGGATGATGTGGCCCATCATCGCCTGTTCCGTGCTGGCCCTGGCCATCGTCGTGGAACGTTTGTGGACCTTACGCCCCCAGCGGATCGTTCCGCCGCACCTGGTGAACCATGTCTGGGGGCTTTACCGCAAGCACCAGTTCGACACCATGCAACTCCGCGCCCTGCGCATGGGTTCGCCCTTGGGCGCGGTGCTGGCGGCGGCGCTGGCCAGCCACGGCCAGGGCCGCGCCGCGATGATGGAAAGCGCCGAGCAGACCGGGCGGCAGGTGGTCCACGAACTGGAACGCTATCTCAACGCCCTCGGCACCATCGCCTCGGTCTCGCCCTATCTGGGCCTCTTGGGCAGCGTGTTGGGGATGATCAAGGTGTTTTCCACCTTCTCGGTGGCGGGCGGCATCGGCAATCCGGCCCGTTTGGCCGGGGGGATTTCGGAAATCCTGGTCGCCACGGCGGCAGGACTGGCGGTGGCGATCCCCAGTTTGATCTTCCACCGTTTTTTCCAGGGCCGGGTGACCGATTACGCCGTGCGCATGGAAGAAGAAACCCAGCGCTTGATCGACGCCATCCACGCCGCCCGCGAAGACGACCACTGA
- a CDS encoding ExbD/TolR family protein, translating into MNFRPRRRETPELNLIPMIDVLIVLLIFLVLTTTFSREAELKIHLPEATGTDPSEDPGIEVVVDAEGRYVIEHRQTVNNQPETVKKALRLAVGERKDPLIIIDADKDATHQAVMTVLDVASQLGYRHVTFNAMHEPGGTAGGKP; encoded by the coding sequence ATGAATTTCCGGCCACGGCGACGGGAAACCCCGGAGTTGAACCTCATCCCCATGATCGACGTGCTGATCGTGCTGCTGATTTTCCTGGTGCTGACCACCACCTTCAGCCGGGAAGCCGAACTCAAAATCCACCTGCCGGAAGCCACCGGCACCGACCCTTCGGAAGACCCCGGCATCGAGGTGGTGGTCGATGCCGAGGGCCGCTATGTCATCGAACATCGCCAGACCGTGAACAACCAGCCCGAGACCGTGAAGAAAGCCCTGCGCCTCGCGGTCGGCGAACGCAAAGACCCGCTCATCATCATCGACGCCGACAAGGACGCCACCCACCAAGCGGTGATGACCGTGCTGGATGTCGCCAGCCAACTGGGCTACCGCCATGTCACCTTCAACGCCATGCACGAACCTGGCGGGACCGCGGGCGGTAAGCCATGA
- the lpxK gene encoding tetraacyldisaccharide 4'-kinase gives MSPAADLGRWLQTQWYGASGPHPLLLPLEALFRQAVALRRRAYREGHKPSERLPVPVIVVGNLTVGGTGKTPLTIWLAGFLKEQGFRPGIVSRGYGGKAQTQPLAVDAATDPALAGDEPVLIAQRTGCPVYVFPQRAEAGRALLARHDCDILIADDGLQHYALVRDVEIAVVDHARRFGNGHCLPAGPLREPPERLAEADLVVYSGAEQTPTGYAMALVGAEAVNLRDATLRRPLADFAGQPLYALAGIGHPERFFAHLRAAGLSFESRAFPDHHAYRPEDWGFAAGADLLMTEKDAVKCRPHAEARHWSVPVAACLPTAFGQDLLTLLKAKTR, from the coding sequence ATGAGTCCCGCCGCCGACCTGGGCCGTTGGCTGCAAACCCAGTGGTACGGAGCGTCCGGGCCGCATCCGCTGCTGTTGCCCTTGGAAGCGCTGTTCCGGCAAGCGGTGGCCTTGCGCCGCCGGGCCTATCGCGAAGGACACAAGCCTTCCGAGCGCCTGCCGGTCCCGGTGATCGTGGTCGGCAACCTCACCGTGGGCGGCACCGGCAAGACGCCCTTGACGATCTGGCTGGCCGGTTTCCTGAAAGAACAAGGCTTCCGGCCCGGCATCGTCAGCCGGGGTTATGGCGGCAAGGCGCAAACGCAACCCTTGGCCGTGGACGCCGCCACCGATCCGGCCTTGGCGGGCGACGAGCCGGTTTTAATCGCCCAGCGCACCGGCTGTCCGGTCTATGTCTTCCCCCAACGGGCGGAAGCGGGCCGGGCGCTGCTGGCGCGGCATGATTGCGATATCCTCATCGCCGACGATGGCTTGCAGCATTACGCCCTGGTCCGCGATGTGGAAATCGCCGTGGTCGATCACGCCCGGCGCTTCGGCAACGGGCATTGCCTCCCGGCGGGACCGCTGAGGGAACCGCCCGAGCGCTTGGCCGAGGCCGATCTGGTGGTGTATTCCGGCGCGGAACAAACGCCCACGGGCTATGCCATGGCCTTGGTCGGCGCGGAAGCCGTGAACCTCCGGGATGCTACCCTGCGCCGCCCCCTGGCCGATTTCGCCGGGCAACCGCTGTACGCGCTGGCGGGTATCGGCCACCCGGAACGGTTTTTCGCCCACTTACGCGCCGCCGGATTAAGCTTCGAGTCCCGTGCCTTCCCCGATCATCACGCCTACCGCCCGGAAGATTGGGGGTTCGCGGCGGGTGCCGACCTCCTGATGACCGAGAAGGACGCGGTGAAATGCCGCCCACACGCCGAGGCCCGGCATTGGTCGGTGCCGGTCGCAGCCTGTTTGCCGACGGCGTTCGGCCAAGATTTATTAACCCTGTTGAAGGCTAAAACCCGATGA
- a CDS encoding Trm112 family protein: MNQKLLEILVCPVCKGPLVYKKEEKELICKADRLAYPIRDDIPVMLEVEARRISLEEYDALAPQRPAPVAAE, encoded by the coding sequence ATGAATCAGAAACTGCTTGAAATCCTGGTCTGCCCGGTCTGCAAAGGCCCGCTGGTCTACAAAAAGGAAGAGAAGGAATTGATCTGCAAAGCCGACCGGCTGGCCTATCCGATCCGTGACGATATCCCGGTGATGCTGGAAGTCGAAGCCCGCCGCATCAGCCTGGAGGAATACGACGCCCTCGCGCCCCAGCGTCCGGCCCCGGTGGCGGCGGAATAA
- the kdsB gene encoding 3-deoxy-manno-octulosonate cytidylyltransferase: MIGCKIVIPARYGSTRLPGKPLLPVAGKPMIAHVCERALEAGDEVFLATDDERIREAVADLPVQALLTRPDHASGTERIAEVADILGWPDDTIVVNLQGDEPLMRPALIRELAAALAGQTAARVATLAAPIGDVAEVFDPNAVKVVTDAQGYALYFSRAPIPWYRASFGQAAPGLPEDFPWLRHIGIYAYSAGFLRDYVNWPASRLETVEALEQLRILWRGERIRVLPVDEAPEAGIDTEADWRRVEAVLTGRNPAG, encoded by the coding sequence ATGATCGGCTGCAAGATCGTCATCCCGGCCCGCTATGGCTCGACCCGTTTGCCCGGTAAGCCCTTGTTGCCGGTGGCGGGCAAGCCGATGATCGCCCATGTGTGCGAACGGGCGCTGGAAGCCGGGGACGAGGTGTTCCTCGCCACCGACGACGAGCGCATCCGCGAGGCCGTGGCGGATTTGCCGGTCCAGGCGCTCCTGACCCGCCCGGACCACGCCAGCGGTACCGAACGCATCGCCGAGGTGGCCGATATCCTGGGCTGGCCGGACGACACCATTGTGGTCAACCTGCAAGGCGACGAGCCTTTGATGCGGCCCGCGTTGATCCGCGAGCTGGCGGCGGCCCTGGCCGGGCAGACGGCAGCGCGGGTCGCCACCCTGGCCGCGCCCATCGGTGATGTGGCCGAGGTGTTCGATCCCAATGCGGTGAAGGTGGTGACGGACGCCCAGGGTTATGCGCTGTATTTCAGCCGGGCGCCGATTCCCTGGTACCGGGCGTCGTTCGGGCAGGCCGCGCCCGGCTTGCCGGAGGATTTCCCCTGGCTCCGGCATATCGGCATCTATGCCTATTCGGCGGGTTTCCTGCGGGACTATGTGAACTGGCCCGCCTCCCGTTTGGAAACGGTGGAAGCCTTGGAGCAATTGCGGATACTGTGGCGGGGCGAGCGCATCCGGGTGTTGCCGGTGGACGAAGCCCCGGAGGCGGGGATAGACACCGAAGCCGATTGGCGACGGGTCGAGGCGGTGTTGACGGGGCGGAACCCGGCGGGTTAG
- the rlmM gene encoding 23S rRNA (cytidine(2498)-2'-O)-methyltransferase RlmM: MNPSIAPHPAPKSSPDCLLLYCRGGFEKECAAEIIDRALALGVSGYVKAKPDSGYVVFVPNDPKTMAAARRLRWADLIFARQLIFASGPLTELPPEDRVTPLLEQVRGLAQRFSDCWLETADTNEAKELSVFVRKFAVPFRKALEREALLGGSKTLRLHVFFLDSATAYVGVADPHHAAPWPMGIPRLKAPRSAPSRSTLKLEEAFLVFVADPEQDLKPAMTAVDLGAAPGGWTWQLVRRHIRTTAIDNGPLDPALFDTGIVEHLRVDGFRYRPPKPVDWLVCDMVEQPARIAALIAEWLAQGHCRHAIFNLKLPMKKRYEEVGRCREIIAARLDKAGIDYRLAFKQLYHDRAEITGYLTLDRR; this comes from the coding sequence ATGAATCCATCCATCGCCCCCCATCCCGCCCCGAAATCCTCCCCCGACTGCCTGCTGCTCTACTGCCGGGGTGGCTTCGAGAAAGAATGCGCGGCGGAAATCATCGACCGCGCCCTGGCCTTGGGCGTCAGCGGCTATGTCAAGGCCAAGCCCGATAGCGGCTATGTGGTGTTCGTGCCCAACGACCCCAAGACGATGGCGGCGGCGCGGCGGTTGCGCTGGGCCGATTTGATCTTCGCCCGCCAGTTGATCTTCGCCAGCGGCCCCTTGACCGAGCTTCCGCCCGAGGACCGGGTGACACCCCTGCTGGAACAGGTCCGCGGCCTGGCCCAGCGCTTTTCCGATTGCTGGCTGGAAACCGCCGACACCAATGAAGCCAAGGAACTCTCGGTGTTCGTGCGCAAATTCGCCGTACCGTTCCGCAAAGCCCTGGAACGGGAAGCCCTGCTCGGCGGCAGCAAAACCCTGCGCCTGCACGTTTTCTTCCTGGACTCGGCCACGGCCTATGTCGGCGTGGCCGATCCCCACCACGCCGCGCCCTGGCCCATGGGCATCCCGCGCCTGAAAGCGCCGCGCTCCGCCCCCAGCCGCTCCACCCTCAAGCTGGAAGAGGCGTTCCTGGTGTTCGTGGCCGATCCCGAGCAAGACCTGAAACCCGCCATGACCGCCGTCGACCTGGGCGCGGCCCCCGGCGGCTGGACCTGGCAACTGGTCCGGCGGCATATCCGCACCACCGCCATCGACAACGGCCCGCTCGATCCGGCCCTGTTCGACACCGGCATCGTCGAACATCTCAGGGTCGATGGTTTCCGCTACCGTCCGCCCAAGCCGGTGGATTGGCTGGTCTGCGACATGGTGGAACAACCCGCCCGCATCGCCGCCCTCATCGCCGAATGGTTGGCGCAGGGCCATTGCCGCCACGCCATCTTCAACCTGAAACTACCCATGAAAAAACGCTACGAAGAAGTCGGGCGCTGCCGGGAAATCATCGCGGCCCGGCTGGACAAAGCGGGTATCGATTACCGGCTGGCGTTCAAACAGCTTTACCATGACCGGGCGGAAATCACCGGGTATCTCACCCTGGACCGCCGTTGA
- the phoU gene encoding phosphate signaling complex protein PhoU, producing the protein MRTALFVENPANNRAEPIMTSLFDSENLHHHISKQYDQELLDIRNRVLTLGGLVEAQVESAITALIECDVELAERVIADDYRVNSMEVAIDEDCTHILALRQPAARDLRLVVAVIKTITDLERIGDEAKRMARVAIDLAAHYPKKNQFTDLQQLAQHVRGLLREALDAFARIDVDEALRVVQEDRQVDCEYESIMRQQITYMMEDPRSIPLALNIMWSARSLERIGDRSCNICEYVIYYAKGKNIRHISIEQVQADLRRN; encoded by the coding sequence ATGCGAACCGCCTTATTCGTCGAAAATCCAGCCAATAATCGTGCCGAACCCATCATGACCAGCCTATTCGACAGCGAAAATCTCCACCACCATATTTCCAAGCAATACGACCAGGAGTTGTTGGATATCCGCAACCGGGTTTTGACCTTGGGTGGCTTGGTGGAAGCGCAGGTGGAATCGGCCATCACCGCCTTGATCGAATGCGATGTGGAATTGGCGGAACGGGTCATCGCCGACGATTACAGGGTCAATTCGATGGAGGTCGCCATCGACGAGGATTGCACCCATATCCTGGCCCTGCGCCAACCCGCCGCCCGCGACCTCAGGTTGGTGGTGGCGGTCATCAAGACCATCACCGACCTCGAACGCATCGGCGACGAGGCCAAGCGCATGGCCCGCGTCGCCATCGATCTCGCCGCCCATTATCCCAAGAAGAATCAATTCACCGACCTGCAACAACTGGCCCAGCATGTGCGCGGCCTGTTGCGCGAAGCCCTGGACGCCTTTGCCCGCATCGACGTGGACGAAGCCCTGCGCGTGGTGCAGGAAGACCGGCAGGTGGATTGCGAATACGAAAGCATCATGCGCCAACAGATCACCTATATGATGGAAGACCCGCGCTCCATCCCCCTGGCCTTGAACATCATGTGGTCGGCGCGGTCCCTGGAGCGAATCGGCGACCGCTCCTGCAATATCTGCGAATACGTGATTTACTACGCCAAGGGCAAGAACATCCGGCATATCAGCATCGAGCAGGTGCAAGCGGACCTCCGGCGCAATTGA